GAGAGAGTGATTTTCtaagaaaaatattaaatatagtaCCTGTTCAGAGTTCCTCGACGACAACAGCCAAAGCCTCAGGGTTGAGACCCAAATCACAAAGAGCATTGAGCACAGAAAGGGTATGACGATCAAGCCCTATGTCAAGTATATTGGACAAGAGAGAAAATAGAGGAAAATCACAAACCCTAATCCCAAACAAAATCGAAAAAAGAgattgaaagaagaagaagaaaaaaaaaaaaaagagattgtGTGGCTACGGGAAAACTGAGAGAGCATAAATAAAAAtaggttttaaattttttttttaaaagtatgtatattgtttttaaaatttggtaaattttaaaaaattaaaaatgatattaACTTACCGAACATGTTTTTGGTTTTGTtatcaaattttttattatttaataagtgttgacggtaagaactcgtcaacgattgatggttagaaaacttcaatctctatactataagaagctatgagttagatagaaagaactctaaacaacaggagaaaaatcaggcaagcatgagaaccagaagcatatatttcataagtctcgtttttacattcagttttccaactccttagcctgaggggttggagcctatttataggggggaggggctctattggcccaggatacaaacaggTCCCAGACCACAGGGATGTACACATGTATTTTGATAGTGTAGTGgcccagggcgtagtggtgtctaccctgatggtgtcagagtcgtggcccaggacaaagtactgtcggctctggcgtatggtcgggggtgtccaagtggtaccactacgcttcgtacaggtccgtaccgccactactcctcagacgcagatcatagggtcgtgcctctgttctttccataatcgtacaccccgtgtcagcgcacgtgttccgtactcggttgtcctcatcaattcccgttcaatgctccatgttcgttagacatgtcaacaagattcccccaagtgatctcgtgcctatgccaaggaggcttcaacctatgcatgtcctgagaggTCAAGGTGtcaagggtcagggccggcttatgcgggtcacatggacacgagacTCGCAGCATGgacgccgtggcaaggccacaccctcgcatagcgagggtacctcgcgtagcgaggctggtccTTTTCCTCCAGGCGTAGGCATGGCTCAGGACACGGGCATCgtaacaaggcagcaccctcgcatagcgaggctgcctttccttcccccgggtgcagcgtcgcgaggctaggggcatggatgccaccacgaagcctcaccctcgcataacgagggtgcctcgtgtagcgaggctgaccttcttctcctgagtgtagacgaggcttgatgcctgctggaatggggcgcacgtggatgaccagctggggaccctcgcatagcgagggtgaagtttggattggcaagtggccgaagtccctcgcctagtgagggtgactctcttaccccaactccctcaccatcgtgtgatgccctttcaggatgtctcgtagtatagagcttcactcgtgaatagaattcacaaggaaaaaattccacatttacacttccccccgagtctataagtacacttttaagtgtgtttgtagactctctctatttttctttcttgacacgcacggccagccttgggggacttagccttagaaatttttccaacgtcgctcgaagaagcccgaagtgtggcttggagttgtgtttcttctTAGTGTTTGAAGAAACACAATAGCCACCTAATACTTGGGGGCTCCACGTAAGTTCCTAAGGTTGCGTAAGGACTAATCATCCTCAATCGCAGAACCCAAGTTTCGAAGCCACTTGTCCACACCAAGATCTGCGTAGCCTAGtggcatgctctccaacttattttcacgagttcaagggttctatcctcctccaaagcTCTTGAGGTGCTCTAGTAGATCCCTCTTATTGCTGTTGTTCGTGGAtcacatatttttctttgatctgatggcgataatctttccagtgcaccttgattatacttgtaaggacacattaacccgttgggctgttggggtccttttatattcattgcgcgcgcttgttattttttgcgagaagcgtccttctcgtccttatacatagtactattttttccaagggtcacttgtaagaccctttttggctagccggcttaatggccgatctagacttattgggcgattccctccttacggcctcacctcttggggtgtcggcctttagttAGAGGTCATTATTTTAGACCGTTcctttgatattcataagggtagctaatccttttgaatataagagagatttttttttttttttttttttttttatgcctcctgtcctaccccccaagtgcttggtgagatttaattcagcaggcagttcggttgatgctcgcatgaaaaagaaaaaatcacatgtgaagttgtgaacattttcATCTATAGTAATCAAATTACAACGACATGCATATAGAGGGCTTACATTTACTTGGGGGTtatgtaggtaacctctttgattctcgtctactgagatagcctatcctgcgacaaactaaacacagctactgcctgtgttgggagtggaagtcttactggtagtatttcctcaggtgttccgcgttccatgctcggggtatgatggtgtcgtccatgcgcgccaacttgtaagtgttcgggggtatgcactgagccacctgatagggcccctcccaattcgcccccagcactcctgcgcctgggtctcgtgtgtttgggagtactTTCCTTAGCACTAGGTCGcccactctgaaagttctctctcgcaccctcgaattgtagtaccttgcggcgcgctgctggtataccgccaccctcatttgggatttttctctcttctcctccagcatgtctaagctttcggccagggctacatggttggcttcgtctccatacgcctgtaccctgtgggactcgactcgcatctcgactgggagcacggcctcgcacccatGAGGGTGGTTTGGACAAGCCCTATGTCAAGTATATTGGACAAGAGAGAAAATAGAGGAAAATCACAAACCCTAATCCCAAACAAAATCGAAAAAAGAgattgaaagaagaagaagaaaaaaaaaaaaaaaagagattgtGTGGCTACGGGAAAACTGAGAGAGCATAAATAAAAAtaggttttaaattttttttttaaaagtatgtatattgtttttaaaatttggtaaattctaaaaaattaaaaatgatattaACTTACCGAACATGTTTTTGGTTTTGTtatcaaattttttattatttaataaggAAACTATTTAAAAATACTTTACCGAACGGAccttaaataatttattaattaataaaatatgagtgtattttagttatatttaaaaaaagtttgataaaaatCTAGTCTAAGGTATTCTTTTGTTCCATTTTACAAAATTTAGGGtctaaattattatttaacaaaatacagagtccaaTCGCTAAGAGGGTGTTTGGCACCCTAACTAAAAATctgttttatatttttaaaagctaaaaactgttttttgaaaacaagttagggtgtttggcattgttttcagaaaacaatttttaaaaacaaagttacaaaaaacagaaaattttgagaacaacaaaaagttgttttttgTTGCTCTCAAATTTTCTTTCCtaactttctcacttcttatttttcattcaaattattttatctcattatttattacaaacttttaaaatatttttctctttgtaaatatatttgttaattttttatttaagattcaaaaaaaataaaactaaaaaaattgtttttagaaaatattaaccaaacacctcttattttttgaaaactacaaaagcAATTTTCTGTTATCATTTCTGATAATAAAATTTTGAAAGCAAAAAACAGAAACACAATGCCAaacaaaccctaattttttaaaaatacaaggtccaaaataatatttacccataaaagaatttttttaaaaattatatttataatgTTTTACTACAAAACGTTAATTTAccaagaaatttaaaaaaaaaaaacaaacaaacaaaataaaactattttaacaAATAGTGGAGTGGGTCGCTGGTATGATCTATTTtggttttgtttgttttttatttttttgtcatGTGTTTAGTATCTCACTGTTGCTTGGTTGATGTTTTAATAGTAGTGTTTATTGCCCTCGTTTTCGTATTGTGACAATTCTTATGTCTTAATGCAGGTTAAGGTTATTCCGAAAATTCATCCGTCGCACGTACGTGGGATCTTGTTGGATTTTTTTGTTTTGGCGTTTTTGACTTTGTAATGATTTAATTAGCCTAACTTGGATCATTTGTGTGAAATTAATAATTGTTCGCTTGAGTTCAGATCTGTATTGAACTTTGTCCTTGTAACCGGTTAATGGAATTTCTAActgttattaaaaataaaaagacaaccTGTCATACTTATTTCTCCGTGAACATATTTATATATTGACACCCTAATCtatgctttaatatgttaattGGCTGCTTCATTGGGAGACATCGAAGGAGGCCCCGAGAGGATTCAGAGGTTAACCAAAAAACTCAATCCCCCAAATATCTTTCAAAACCTAAACTAGAGATTTCATGAAATTCAAACCATGAGCAATGCTATTAAAAAAAATGACCAGAGTCAATTTCAAATGGGTAAGAAAAAAATCGAACTAAGACACTCAAACAAAGCTCTAAATCACGTTGGAAACTTACATAACATGCCTATCATTAAATCATCATTTTTGACGAGGCAATAACAATACAGAAAAATACAAGTGCAACAATACAATGTTATAATCACTCGGCTACATATGGTCAGACCTGCTATCATCCTCACTCATTCCATCTCCTGCATGCCTGATACCAATAATAATGCCCTATCAATACAATTATCTTGAAGATGCAGTTATAAAACAAAACCCAATCCACTCCCAGAATTAAATGAATGCTACAAAAGGGGATCAACCTTTCACAAAAATTGGTCACCGTAACAGGTACTGATAACAAATCAAGTATTTAGTGAATTTTAAATCAATTATATTATACCAGGTACCAAATCAAAGAAATGAATGGCTTGAGTCATTTAAATTACAAGTTTAAACATACCGCCAAGACGTAGTTAGATTTCGAGCTTTTCTATCTAGCTGAAGGTTTTCCAAGGCAGACGAAGCTCGAATTACTTCCTCCGGAAGTTCATCACTGTCATATCTCCAATTATAATCGTCTTTCCTGTAACTGGACATGGAAGACCCACCTCTCCTATCTGAATGCTAAAAGGCATCAGAAAAAGCAATTGCAACCACGCATGTAGCAAAAGCTTAAGCTAACAAAGGTTTGTTACTTACCAGATGCCTGGGAAGCAGGAAGAGGCCTAACGTGGAAATACCGCCAAACTAAAACATCTTAGTTACAAGTGGAAAAGGAGAATTGAAAACCATAGAGAGAATTGATTAAAAAAAGGTAAAAAAAACGTGAGAAATAAAAGACAATGGTTGGCACAACACCTTCCTAGTGGAGGGAGGCCCCCAGCAACAGATGATGAAGAAGGTCTACGACTACTTCGAGAATCTAGACTGGATAAGGACTCTGTTTCTGAAGTGGTTAGCTTTCTTCCAGTACCCCTTGCTTGGGACAAATTCTGTAGGAACATTTTTAAATCAGAGATGATAGAATATAAGGTATCATTTGTCAGCTAGGCTACAGATGTAAAAAAAAGGGTCCGTATTTTTACTCAAATCTCCAAGTCCAGAAAGTTATTTTAACTTCTATATTGGAAAATACTTTGTGCATCGCTACCACTAGTTCCCACACAAAGAAACACTTCCAGAGAAACTTGATAGACATTCTTGAAAAGTTCTGAGTATTCGTAAATACCTTAACCATAAATTTCTATAAAGAAACAAATGATAGAATACTCTATCATGGCCTTTAAaggttttattttttttcttttccatgCTGCAAATGCTTATCGACCAATCCAGCTTAAATTTCCATTGTCACACCATGGTAGTAGCTAATCCATTACATGTCGTCATAAACCATGTACAGACAAAATGCTCTAAGTCTAACTTTGACCATAAAAGCCTCTCCccacaacatatatatattaataggttgaaaaaaataataaataaaatgcaaaGAATGTTTTCCATTCATTTAGTTCCCAGAAAATCATCTGATCCTCATTATCACAGTAATTCCGATCTCAACAAATTTATATACCTCAACTAAGTTTTCCGTGCTTGTTTTATTCTCATATAACCTCTCCATCAAAGTTTCACTTACATCCACCTCTATCATGTGTATCATTCTCATTTACCACAGGTTGAGAAAGTTCAACAAAGATTTAGGCAGAATACTATAACAGTATGATCTTATATAAGTTCTGCACTTGAAGCTTACTGTTGTGACACATGCTTTGTGTTGAGAAACATAAGATTTACAAGCAACATTTCCTAGACTAAATCAATATAAAAAATAGGCCTTTAAAACTAATTTTAAAGCAAAATTAAGTTAAGTTGTCTTAAACAGTTAAACTAGCTTCTTATAAACTTGCATTTACACAGATATAGATCGTACAATGCTTCTGTATAGAGAGTTAATGCCAAACCTCAAATTTCAAGAATCCTTCAAGCACGTCCAAAAGCAAAGGACCACTATCTCCATTTCTGTTAAGATCATACCCATTTTTGCTACTAAATTCCTTCAATTCGGTTTTCCAGAAGTCTTTTTGCTGCAAGTTGTAAAATAAAATCAATTCAAAAATCTTTTCAACGAGATCATTGCCATGCATAAAAGAATTTACTTGATTACCAAATTACACTCGGGAAGGTAAACTTTCATTGTGTGATTTAGTTGTGCCCACTCTAAGTattcacatatcaat
This genomic interval from Humulus lupulus chromosome 8, drHumLupu1.1, whole genome shotgun sequence contains the following:
- the LOC133798530 gene encoding protein TONNEAU 1a-like encodes the protein MDDYTREMMDLKTLVTRTLEKKGVLAKIRAELRASVFEAIEEEDRVVEKEDGVPPALLGSCNDRAKQLHASPSGRLLTALICEYLEWAQLNHTMKVYLPECNLQKDFWKTELKEFSSKNGYDLNRNGDSGPLLLDVLEGFLKFENLSQARGTGRKLTTSETESLSSLDSRSSRRPSSSSVAGGLPPLGRPLPASQASDRRGGSSMSSYRKDDYNWRYDSDELPEEVIRASSALENLQLDRKARNLTTSWRHAGDGMSEDDSRSDHM